In Flavobacteriales bacterium TMED191, a genomic segment contains:
- a CDS encoding EamA family transporter yields the protein MDLTKNKSLLLLHFIIIIWGFTGILGKMIDLPSIVIVLHRMIIASAALFLVNYKIYNKVKTNIKDIVKYFAIGLITAIHWICFFESIKLSNVSLALICLSTISLFTAVLDPLLQKKRISFHEIILSLAVTIGIVIIFNFESGYSKAILLSIISAFCGALFTILNHKLIKKKHKAMIITSWEMLGGVIFIVIYLLTQNEINYNIIPNNKDVIYILILGLICTAFAFSASIEIMKKISPFTINLTVNLEPIYAIFLAIIIFGESEIMSLEFYLGGLIIICSIFTNTLIKHKNAK from the coding sequence ATGGATTTAACAAAAAATAAAAGTCTTCTTCTTTTACATTTTATAATTATTATTTGGGGATTCACTGGTATTTTAGGTAAAATGATTGATTTACCATCTATAGTAATTGTATTGCATAGAATGATAATTGCCAGCGCCGCTCTTTTTCTTGTAAACTATAAGATTTATAATAAGGTTAAAACTAATATAAAAGACATAGTAAAATATTTTGCCATTGGTTTAATAACTGCAATTCATTGGATATGTTTTTTTGAATCTATTAAATTGTCAAATGTATCTCTTGCATTAATATGTTTATCTACAATCTCACTATTTACAGCTGTTCTAGATCCATTATTACAAAAAAAAAGAATATCATTTCACGAAATAATACTATCATTAGCAGTAACAATCGGAATTGTAATTATATTTAATTTTGAATCAGGATATAGTAAAGCAATTCTATTATCTATTATTTCTGCTTTTTGTGGGGCATTATTTACAATACTTAATCATAAGCTAATTAAAAAAAAACATAAAGCAATGATAATTACCTCATGGGAGATGTTAGGAGGTGTTATTTTTATAGTAATATACCTTTTGACTCAAAATGAAATAAATTATAATATAATCCCAAATAACAAAGATGTTATTTATATATTAATTCTTGGATTAATATGTACAGCTTTTGCCTTTTCAGCAAGCATTGAAATTATGAAAAAAATAAGTCCTTTTACTATTAATTTAACAGTAAACTTAGAACCAATATATGCAATTTTTTTAGCAATAATTATTTTTGGAGAATCTGAAATTATGTCATTAGAATTTTATCTTGGTGGATTGATAATAATATGTAGTATTTTCACAAACACATTGATAAAACATAAAAACGCAAAATAA